Proteins found in one Pontibacter sp. SGAir0037 genomic segment:
- the thrC gene encoding threonine synthase — protein MNYYSTNRQAGTLSFKEAVIKGLPQDKGLFYPEQIPVLPASFFEALPGLTLPEIAYKVLSPFTTPSISEEYLKSICEEVFTFPVPLVEVEKGIYALELFHGPTCAFKDVGARFMSRCLQAFAAKDRPVTVLVATSGDTGSAVANGFLGVENIEVVILYPNGGVSDIQEMQFTTLGQNIKAVAVEGVFDDCQALVKQAFADEELAKEMQLSSANSINVARWLPQMVYYFHAWGQWRKLNPEAESAALTISVPSGNFGNIAAGLLARKMGLPVQYFVAATNRNKIVPDYLQSGVYTPAPSVATIANAMDVGSPNNFPRILEMFQNSHESLTQVVKGYWADDEQIKSVIQEVHKQLGYLMDPHGAISYLSLKQYLPEVKTAGIFLETAHPAKFKTSIEEIVKEEIALPEQLQAFLNKPKQSIVIRNNYQELANFLQEQSKVNA, from the coding sequence ATGAACTACTATAGCACCAACCGCCAAGCAGGCACTTTAAGTTTTAAAGAGGCCGTTATAAAAGGTTTACCCCAGGATAAAGGCTTGTTTTACCCGGAACAAATTCCTGTTTTACCAGCCTCTTTCTTCGAAGCCTTGCCTGGCCTGACACTTCCTGAAATTGCTTATAAGGTTTTAAGTCCTTTTACCACACCTTCTATCAGCGAAGAATACCTGAAAAGCATTTGCGAAGAAGTCTTTACTTTTCCTGTTCCTTTAGTAGAAGTTGAAAAGGGAATTTATGCGCTGGAGCTGTTTCATGGCCCAACCTGTGCCTTTAAAGATGTAGGTGCCCGTTTTATGTCGCGCTGCCTGCAGGCTTTTGCCGCAAAAGACAGACCTGTAACAGTATTGGTCGCTACCTCCGGAGATACAGGCAGTGCCGTGGCCAATGGCTTTTTAGGTGTTGAAAATATTGAGGTGGTAATACTCTATCCCAACGGTGGCGTAAGCGACATCCAGGAAATGCAGTTTACCACGCTGGGGCAGAATATCAAAGCTGTAGCAGTAGAAGGTGTATTCGACGATTGCCAGGCCCTGGTAAAGCAAGCTTTTGCCGATGAAGAACTTGCCAAGGAGATGCAGCTTTCTTCAGCCAATTCTATTAATGTTGCGCGCTGGCTGCCACAAATGGTTTACTACTTCCACGCCTGGGGGCAGTGGCGTAAGCTGAACCCGGAAGCAGAATCAGCAGCACTGACGATATCTGTGCCCAGCGGTAACTTCGGAAATATTGCAGCAGGTCTGTTAGCCAGGAAAATGGGCTTACCGGTCCAATACTTTGTAGCAGCTACAAACAGAAACAAGATTGTGCCGGATTATCTTCAGTCAGGCGTATATACACCTGCGCCATCGGTGGCAACTATTGCCAATGCGATGGATGTAGGAAGCCCTAATAATTTTCCGCGTATCCTGGAGATGTTTCAGAACAGCCACGAGTCTTTAACACAGGTAGTGAAAGGTTACTGGGCCGACGACGAACAGATAAAGTCTGTAATTCAGGAGGTACACAAGCAGCTAGGATATTTAATGGATCCACATGGGGCCATCAGTTACTTGAGCCTGAAGCAATACTTACCTGAAGTTAAAACCGCAGGCATTTTCCTGGAAACAGCTCACCCGGCTAAATTTAAAACAAGTATAGAGGAAATTGTAAAAGAAGAAATTGCACTTCCGGAGCAGTTACAGGCTTTCCTTAACAAACCCAAGCAAAGCATTGTCATACGAAACAACTACCAGGAGCTGGCAAACTTTCTGCAGGAACAAAGCAAGGTAAACGCTTGA
- a CDS encoding homoserine kinase — translation MNKKEFVKAFAPATVANVCCGFDVLGFALEQPGDEVWALKTHEPGIVISAIEGITGLSADPEENVIGVVAQKMLTDLQVEHGLELQLHKGMPVGSGLGSSAASSAAAAFAVNEVLGQPFTTAELVTYAMEGERKASGSAHADNVAPSLLGGFVLVRDYEPLDLVPLGVPAALYCTIVYPQIELKTSLARSILKKEIPLKKSIRQWGNLAALMAGLLRADYGLIGRSLHDEIFEPERSVLIPLFKQAKEAALSSGALGCGISGSGPSIFALSASEETAEQVKVAFEKVYAESGIALKTYVSQVPEQGARLVEQSILQTAQA, via the coding sequence ATGAACAAGAAGGAATTTGTAAAAGCATTTGCACCCGCTACTGTAGCAAACGTTTGCTGCGGCTTTGATGTGCTGGGGTTTGCCCTGGAGCAACCCGGTGACGAAGTTTGGGCCCTTAAAACACACGAGCCTGGCATTGTGATCTCTGCAATAGAAGGCATTACAGGTCTGTCAGCTGATCCTGAAGAAAACGTAATTGGCGTAGTAGCACAGAAAATGCTCACCGATTTACAGGTGGAGCATGGGCTTGAACTGCAGTTGCACAAAGGTATGCCCGTTGGCAGCGGACTAGGTAGTAGTGCTGCCAGTTCGGCGGCGGCGGCCTTTGCGGTAAACGAAGTACTCGGGCAACCTTTTACAACAGCAGAACTGGTAACCTATGCCATGGAAGGCGAACGCAAAGCCTCCGGCTCGGCACATGCCGACAATGTGGCTCCCTCTCTGCTGGGTGGTTTTGTACTGGTAAGAGATTACGAGCCACTGGACCTGGTGCCTCTTGGCGTACCGGCAGCTTTATACTGCACCATTGTTTATCCTCAGATTGAGCTGAAAACTTCTTTGGCAAGAAGCATCCTGAAAAAAGAGATCCCGCTTAAAAAGAGCATCAGGCAATGGGGAAACCTGGCCGCCCTGATGGCAGGCCTCTTAAGAGCAGATTATGGTTTAATAGGCAGAAGTTTACATGATGAAATATTCGAGCCTGAACGTTCGGTGCTCATCCCACTGTTTAAACAGGCCAAAGAAGCTGCTTTAAGCTCGGGTGCCCTAGGATGCGGTATATCTGGCTCCGGACCTTCTATTTTTGCATTATCTGCCTCAGAGGAAACAGCTGAGCAGGTGAAAGTTGCTTTTGAGAAGGTATACGCAGAAAGTGGCATTGCCTTGAAAACCTATGTGTCGCAGGTTCCTGAACAGGGAGCCCGCCTGGTAGAACAATCCATCTTACAAACCGCTCAAGCATGA
- a CDS encoding aspartate kinase gives MLVLKFGGTSVANAQAILQIASILKEKNYPDRVLVVVSAMSGVTDMLISCYQKATEHDDTYQDVLTQLEAKHMEAIEQLIPINHQIEIKGKLKLMLRELEDLSKGIYLLDEISDSVKARIMGYGELLSSAIISESFQHKELTNTLIDSWHFIETDNNYLNAKVNLRSTYQKIQDSFPHTASLVIAPGFVARSHTGKATVLGRGGSDYSASLFAAALHATRLEIWSDVDGMYTTDPRKAKSAYSIEELSYKEAMELAYFGAKVLYPPTIAPLIAAKIPLVLKNTFNPSHKGTLISDSPAPGKHLIKGVSCVDHIALITLSGSGMVGVPGMAVRMFKAVASENINIYFITQSSSEQSITIGLSDLEGKRALEALSEEFAEEVASATLDPLNLEAPMSIVALVGNGMIQQPGIAGTIFSILGQHQINIRAIAQGATERNISLVVKSEDAAKAINVLHDSFFLSSSKEQNLALA, from the coding sequence ATGCTGGTTTTAAAATTCGGAGGTACTTCCGTCGCAAATGCACAGGCTATCTTACAAATAGCCTCTATTTTAAAAGAAAAAAATTACCCCGACCGTGTACTGGTAGTTGTTTCAGCTATGTCAGGAGTAACGGATATGCTTATTTCCTGCTACCAGAAAGCTACAGAACATGATGATACTTATCAGGATGTGCTGACACAACTGGAAGCAAAGCATATGGAGGCGATTGAGCAACTCATTCCGATCAACCATCAGATTGAGATCAAAGGAAAGCTTAAGCTGATGCTTCGGGAATTGGAAGACCTGAGTAAAGGAATCTATCTGCTCGACGAAATAAGCGATAGTGTGAAAGCGCGCATCATGGGGTACGGAGAACTACTTTCATCAGCTATAATTTCTGAGTCGTTCCAGCACAAGGAATTAACCAATACTTTAATTGACAGCTGGCATTTTATTGAAACAGATAACAATTATCTGAATGCAAAAGTTAATTTAAGGTCTACTTATCAGAAGATACAGGACAGTTTCCCGCATACAGCTAGCCTAGTAATTGCACCCGGCTTCGTAGCCCGATCGCACACAGGTAAAGCAACGGTACTTGGCCGTGGCGGCTCCGACTACAGCGCTTCTCTATTTGCTGCAGCGCTTCATGCTACCAGGCTGGAAATATGGTCGGATGTGGATGGTATGTATACCACTGACCCACGTAAAGCAAAATCAGCTTATTCTATAGAAGAATTAAGCTATAAAGAAGCGATGGAACTGGCTTATTTCGGAGCAAAGGTACTGTATCCGCCTACCATAGCGCCACTTATTGCTGCCAAAATACCTTTGGTATTAAAGAATACGTTTAACCCTTCACATAAAGGTACCTTAATATCAGATAGCCCTGCACCTGGCAAGCATCTGATTAAAGGGGTGTCCTGTGTCGACCATATTGCCCTTATTACCTTAAGCGGAAGCGGTATGGTGGGTGTGCCGGGCATGGCCGTTCGTATGTTTAAAGCGGTGGCTAGCGAAAACATAAATATCTATTTCATCACTCAGTCCTCATCGGAGCAAAGTATAACCATTGGCTTGTCTGACCTGGAGGGAAAAAGGGCGCTGGAGGCATTATCGGAAGAATTTGCCGAGGAAGTAGCATCCGCCACCTTGGATCCGTTAAATTTAGAAGCACCTATGAGTATTGTTGCCTTAGTAGGTAACGGTATGATTCAGCAGCCGGGTATTGCAGGCACTATTTTCTCGATACTGGGGCAGCACCAGATTAATATAAGGGCCATAGCACAGGGAGCTACAGAACGTAATATTTCATTGGTAGTGAAAAGCGAGGATGCGGCAAAAGCTATAAACGTTTTGCACGATAGCTTCTTCCTTTCCAGCTCGAAAGAACAGAACCTGGCTCTGGCATAA
- a CDS encoding OmpA family protein, translating to MMQRLLFAFWLILFTTSIPLVAQNRSLNTTSKKAESLFNKADEYIRARDFDRALAALNEAVKKDPNFPEAYFKAANLYKMMGDKAAMFDQLQKGMAVAPHSPAFANSYFDVAELYFDRGNYQEARNNYNAYLKAKPKSTRQVEYVQNQLKTTEFALQAMQQPVAFNPVELSATVNAFSLQYFPSTTADQRQLLYTARAGTRPDHDENIYVSQRQEGEWQAPVSISDAINSTANEGAAAISGDGKTLVFTSCNRPDSQGDCDLYISFRTGNDWSKPKNIGSPVNTKAWESQPSLSADGRTLYFTSTRGGGIGKEDIWVTKLNDDGSWQTPVNLGPTVNSSERDMAPFIHGSGSTLYFVSDGHLGLGGLDVFMTSLDGQMQWQTPKNLGYPLNTHADEGSLFISPDNSIGFYSRQEGAATGNIRIKLFGFEVPAEWKSSLTSTYAQGRVFSESTRKPLESVVQVYDLETDSLMQQVKSDKLTGEYTAVLSEGKQYAFYVNATGYMMNSLNFDYTSSKALSPVALDVYLKPIKAGAAVVLNNLFFDTGKYDLNKNSRTELNKLIRFMNQNSELRIEISGHTDDVGSDKDNQLLSERRAKAVADYLTSNGVSGQRLRSKGYGKTKPVKPNTSDENRQLNRRIEMTIL from the coding sequence ATGATGCAACGACTGCTGTTTGCCTTCTGGCTTATACTGTTTACTACCTCAATCCCTTTAGTTGCCCAGAACCGAAGCCTGAATACCACTTCCAAGAAAGCGGAGTCTTTATTTAACAAAGCAGACGAATATATCAGAGCACGGGATTTTGATCGTGCCCTCGCTGCTTTGAATGAAGCTGTTAAAAAGGACCCTAATTTTCCAGAAGCTTATTTTAAAGCGGCTAACCTATACAAAATGATGGGCGATAAAGCGGCTATGTTTGACCAGCTACAGAAAGGAATGGCTGTTGCACCACATAGCCCTGCTTTTGCCAACAGTTATTTCGATGTAGCTGAACTGTACTTTGACAGGGGGAATTACCAGGAAGCCAGGAACAATTATAACGCTTATCTGAAGGCGAAACCTAAGAGTACCAGGCAGGTGGAATATGTGCAGAATCAATTAAAAACCACTGAGTTTGCACTACAGGCAATGCAGCAACCTGTTGCTTTCAATCCTGTGGAATTATCTGCTACCGTTAATGCCTTCTCACTTCAGTATTTCCCGTCTACTACAGCAGATCAACGACAGCTGCTGTATACTGCCCGGGCGGGTACCAGGCCGGATCATGATGAAAATATCTATGTGAGTCAGCGCCAGGAGGGGGAGTGGCAGGCGCCCGTTTCTATATCGGATGCCATAAACTCCACTGCGAACGAAGGCGCGGCAGCTATTTCCGGGGATGGCAAAACACTTGTGTTTACTTCCTGTAACAGGCCCGACAGTCAGGGTGATTGTGACTTGTATATTTCGTTTAGAACTGGGAACGACTGGAGTAAACCGAAGAATATTGGTTCACCCGTTAATACGAAGGCATGGGAGTCGCAGCCAAGCTTGTCTGCAGATGGCCGTACGCTTTACTTTACATCTACAAGAGGCGGGGGCATAGGTAAAGAAGACATTTGGGTAACAAAGCTAAATGACGACGGCTCCTGGCAGACACCTGTTAACCTGGGGCCAACAGTAAACTCTTCAGAAAGAGACATGGCACCATTTATTCATGGCAGTGGCTCTACTTTATATTTTGTAAGCGATGGCCACCTTGGTTTAGGCGGTTTAGATGTATTTATGACTTCCCTTGACGGGCAGATGCAGTGGCAGACACCAAAGAATCTGGGATACCCGTTAAACACACACGCCGACGAAGGCTCCTTGTTTATCTCTCCGGATAATAGCATTGGATTTTACTCAAGGCAGGAGGGTGCAGCAACCGGAAACATAAGAATCAAGCTTTTCGGATTTGAGGTGCCAGCGGAATGGAAGAGTTCTCTTACTAGTACCTACGCCCAAGGCCGGGTTTTTAGCGAAAGCACCAGGAAGCCGCTTGAGTCGGTGGTACAGGTATACGATTTAGAGACAGATTCGCTGATGCAGCAGGTTAAGTCTGATAAACTTACTGGAGAATATACCGCTGTGTTATCGGAAGGAAAACAGTATGCCTTTTATGTGAACGCAACTGGCTATATGATGAATAGCCTCAACTTTGACTATACCTCATCGAAGGCCTTAAGTCCTGTAGCGCTGGATGTATACCTGAAGCCGATAAAAGCAGGAGCGGCCGTTGTGTTGAACAACCTTTTCTTTGATACCGGAAAATACGACCTGAATAAAAACTCCAGGACGGAACTGAATAAACTGATCCGGTTTATGAACCAGAACAGCGAGCTCAGGATCGAAATATCCGGGCATACAGATGATGTAGGCTCAGATAAGGACAACCAGCTTTTATCAGAACGCAGAGCCAAGGCGGTAGCAGATTACCTGACTTCGAATGGGGTTAGTGGCCAGAGGCTACGCTCGAAAGGCTATGGCAAAACAAAGCCGGTAAAACCTAATACATCAGACGAAAACCGGCAGTTAAACCGCCGCATCGAAATGACTATTTTGTAA
- a CDS encoding citrate synthase yields MSDTAELILEGKSYKLPIVEGTEDEKAIDISSLRAESGYITLDSGYKNTGATKSAITFLDGEKGILSYRGYPIEQLAEKSNFIEVSYLLIYRKLPTQQELDEFSHNIKFHTLINEDMRKILDGFPSTAHPMGILSALVSSLTAFYPESLNPNQTKEEVDLSIIRLMAKLSTIAAWSYKNSVGHPVNYPKNKLDYCSNFLHMMFAYPTEEYEVNPVVVDAINKLLILHADHEQNCSTSTVRLVGSANASLYSSVSAGISALWGPLHGGANQAVIEMLEQIKADGGDSKKFIEKAKDKNDPFRLMGFGHRVYKNFDPRAKIIKKTADEVLTALGIHDPILGIAKELEEAALTDPYFVDRKLYPNVDFYSGIIYRAIGIPTNMFTVMFALGRLPGWIAQWKEMRENKEPIGRPRQIYTGSTERDYVAIEKR; encoded by the coding sequence ATGTCAGATACCGCTGAACTAATTTTAGAGGGTAAATCCTACAAGCTACCAATCGTAGAGGGTACCGAAGATGAAAAAGCAATCGATATTTCTTCTCTGCGTGCAGAGTCTGGATATATTACGCTGGACTCCGGTTATAAAAATACAGGAGCAACTAAAAGTGCTATCACTTTCCTGGACGGAGAAAAAGGTATCTTAAGTTATAGAGGCTATCCGATTGAGCAGCTAGCCGAAAAATCGAATTTTATCGAGGTTTCTTACCTCCTGATATACAGAAAATTACCAACGCAGCAAGAACTGGACGAGTTCAGCCACAACATCAAATTTCATACGCTTATTAACGAAGATATGCGTAAAATTCTGGATGGCTTTCCGTCTACTGCTCACCCAATGGGTATTTTGTCTGCGCTGGTAAGCTCTCTTACAGCTTTCTACCCTGAATCGCTGAACCCGAACCAGACAAAAGAAGAAGTGGATCTTTCCATTATCCGCTTAATGGCAAAGCTTTCTACCATTGCTGCCTGGTCGTACAAAAATTCAGTTGGGCATCCGGTAAACTATCCTAAAAACAAGCTGGATTATTGCTCTAATTTCCTGCACATGATGTTTGCTTATCCTACTGAGGAGTATGAAGTAAACCCTGTTGTAGTTGATGCCATCAACAAGCTTCTGATCCTACATGCCGACCACGAGCAAAACTGCTCTACTTCTACAGTACGTCTGGTAGGCTCAGCAAATGCCAGCCTTTACTCTTCAGTATCTGCGGGTATAAGTGCTCTGTGGGGTCCGTTGCATGGCGGTGCCAACCAGGCTGTTATCGAGATGCTGGAGCAAATTAAAGCAGATGGAGGCGACTCGAAGAAGTTTATAGAAAAGGCAAAAGATAAAAACGATCCGTTCCGCTTAATGGGCTTCGGACACCGCGTATACAAAAACTTCGATCCAAGAGCTAAGATCATCAAGAAAACGGCTGATGAAGTGTTAACAGCTCTTGGTATACATGATCCGATTCTGGGCATCGCCAAAGAACTTGAAGAAGCAGCCCTTACTGATCCATACTTTGTAGATCGTAAGTTGTATCCTAACGTGGACTTCTATTCCGGTATCATTTACCGTGCAATCGGTATCCCAACCAACATGTTTACGGTTATGTTTGCTCTTGGCCGCCTACCGGGCTGGATTGCACAGTGGAAAGAAATGCGTGAGAACAAAGAGCCTATCGGTCGTCCTCGCCAGATCTATACTGGTTCTACAGAACGTGATTATGTTGCTATAGAGAAACGCTAA
- a CDS encoding two-component system response regulator, whose amino-acid sequence MKEKKIFIIDDDEISIFLLKELLLTQSIGDNVFTFLFAEKALEEIRIALDTDPAQLPDIIFLDLSMPQMSGWNFLDSLRFYEDRMKGKCVVYIMTSAIDISEYKRSSEYKLVGGYFNKPIEMDALDIIRKDIYSR is encoded by the coding sequence ATGAAAGAAAAGAAAATATTCATTATTGATGATGATGAAATCAGTATCTTCCTTTTAAAGGAATTGCTTTTGACACAATCCATCGGTGACAATGTTTTTACTTTTCTTTTTGCAGAAAAGGCACTGGAAGAAATACGTATCGCTTTGGATACCGACCCTGCCCAGCTGCCGGATATTATTTTCCTGGATTTGAGTATGCCCCAGATGAGTGGCTGGAATTTCCTGGATTCTCTCAGGTTCTATGAAGACAGGATGAAGGGAAAGTGTGTCGTGTATATCATGACATCCGCTATCGATATATCCGAATACAAAAGATCATCAGAATACAAGCTGGTTGGCGGCTATTTTAACAAACCCATTGAAATGGATGCCCTCGATATCATCAGGAAAGATATTTACTCCCGTTAA
- a CDS encoding malate:quinone oxidoreductase, with protein sequence MLKNNDSYEAAPDVVLIGAGIMSATLGMMLKELQPDIKIEIFERLDVAAAESSDAWNNAGTGHAAFCELNYTPELPDGSIDISKAVKISESFDVSRQFWAYLVEHCSVRLPLNFIESIPHISFVWGDANVDYLRKRYEALQSSHLFRGMEFSEDHEVLREWMPLVMENRHDGKKVAATRMPIGTDVNFGALTRGMFNHIQEKEGVNLHFSHEVRKLKQDSDGNWTVKVKHIPTGAKRKVKAKFVFIGAGGGSLPLLMKSGIPESKGYGGFPVSGQWLKCVNQDIIERHEAKVYGKAAVGSPPMSVPHLDTRYINGKRELLFGPYAGFSTRFLKQGSLLDLPLSVKLNNLKPMLAAGYKNIPLTRYLINQVRQSPEDRLAALRDYFPDAKMQDWELEVAGQRVQVIKKDPKHGGILEFGTEVVSAADGSIAALLGASPGASTAVSIMVSLLEICFKDKVKTPLWQEKLKQMIPTYGRSMAKDPQLTEEVRAWTSEVLGLYNFEKVQ encoded by the coding sequence ATGTTAAAAAACAATGACTCTTATGAGGCTGCTCCTGATGTTGTTTTGATTGGTGCTGGTATAATGAGCGCTACTCTCGGCATGATGTTGAAGGAGTTACAGCCTGATATTAAAATTGAAATATTTGAGCGACTTGACGTCGCAGCTGCTGAAAGCTCGGATGCCTGGAACAATGCAGGTACAGGACACGCGGCTTTTTGCGAGTTAAACTACACACCTGAATTGCCAGATGGCAGTATCGATATTTCGAAAGCTGTGAAAATTTCAGAGTCTTTCGATGTTTCCCGTCAGTTCTGGGCTTACCTGGTAGAGCATTGCTCTGTACGGCTGCCCCTGAACTTTATAGAAAGCATTCCGCACATTAGTTTTGTTTGGGGAGATGCAAACGTGGATTATCTACGCAAACGGTATGAAGCGCTGCAATCGTCGCACTTGTTCCGCGGCATGGAGTTTTCGGAAGATCATGAGGTGCTTCGTGAGTGGATGCCTTTAGTGATGGAGAACCGCCATGATGGTAAAAAAGTGGCAGCCACACGCATGCCTATTGGTACAGATGTAAACTTCGGGGCACTTACCCGTGGCATGTTTAATCATATACAGGAAAAGGAGGGAGTAAACTTGCATTTTAGCCATGAGGTGCGTAAGCTGAAACAGGACAGCGATGGCAACTGGACCGTGAAGGTGAAGCATATTCCTACCGGCGCAAAAAGAAAAGTGAAGGCTAAGTTTGTGTTCATTGGTGCAGGTGGCGGTTCTTTGCCTTTGCTCATGAAATCCGGTATTCCTGAAAGCAAGGGATATGGCGGGTTTCCGGTAAGTGGTCAGTGGCTGAAATGCGTGAACCAGGATATAATTGAAAGACATGAAGCAAAGGTATATGGAAAGGCGGCTGTTGGATCTCCGCCTATGTCTGTTCCGCACCTTGACACCAGGTATATCAATGGCAAAAGAGAATTACTTTTCGGGCCTTATGCCGGTTTTTCTACCAGGTTCCTGAAGCAGGGTTCTCTGCTGGATTTACCCCTTTCTGTTAAATTGAACAACCTGAAGCCCATGCTGGCTGCCGGTTATAAAAACATCCCACTTACCCGCTACCTGATTAACCAGGTGCGTCAGTCGCCGGAAGATCGTTTAGCGGCACTTCGCGATTATTTCCCGGATGCTAAGATGCAGGATTGGGAACTGGAAGTTGCCGGGCAACGGGTACAGGTGATCAAAAAAGATCCGAAACACGGCGGAATACTGGAGTTTGGCACAGAAGTGGTAAGTGCAGCTGATGGTTCTATAGCCGCTTTACTAGGTGCTTCTCCAGGTGCTTCTACGGCGGTATCGATTATGGTAAGCCTTTTAGAAATATGCTTTAAGGATAAAGTAAAAACGCCGCTATGGCAGGAGAAGTTAAAGCAGATGATCCCGACCTATGGCAGGTCTATGGCAAAAGATCCGCAGTTAACTGAGGAAGTCAGGGCCTGGACAAGCGAGGTGTTAGGGCTTTATAATTTTGAGAAGGTACAGTAG
- a CDS encoding START-like domain-containing protein, with protein sequence MRAAKTKFVREYPINASAKLLYPYLSTASGLAQWFCDDVKVNEDKVYNFVWDGQNHYAILTGHRINRSVRFLFLDDEKNQIHDASYIDFSIEASELTQEQFLKVVDYTDEEDVEELSELWEYLLQNLREIVGG encoded by the coding sequence ATGAGAGCTGCAAAAACCAAGTTTGTTCGGGAATACCCGATCAATGCCTCAGCAAAGCTACTTTATCCTTACCTGAGTACTGCCAGCGGCCTTGCCCAGTGGTTTTGCGATGATGTAAAAGTAAACGAGGATAAGGTGTACAATTTTGTCTGGGACGGGCAGAACCATTATGCCATTCTTACGGGACACCGCATTAACCGCTCGGTTCGATTCCTTTTTCTGGATGATGAAAAGAATCAGATTCACGATGCCTCTTATATCGATTTTTCCATTGAAGCCAGCGAGCTGACACAAGAGCAGTTTTTAAAGGTTGTAGATTATACTGACGAAGAGGATGTGGAAGAGCTATCAGAGCTCTGGGAGTATTTGCTCCAGAATTTAAGGGAAATTGTAGGCGGATAA
- a CDS encoding LptF/LptG family permease has product MKKLDKLIIRSFLGPFFLTFAVVEFILLTQYMLKYLDELVGKGLGAEVFAELLFYFSLNMVPVALPLAVLLSSLMTFGTLGEHHELTAIKTSGIALPRILRPVFILVFLFSVGAFFFNNLMVPKANLNAYSLLWDIRHKKPTMNFKEGAFYNGLPGYSIKINEKLEEGGIRNVMIYDHSKGGSNTTVILADSGKMYTQHNDTYLVLELFKGNTYVDQGRGAGMGMRSANEQFVRQNFEESKIVFPLSSFNLDRTQKELFSDNKMMKNIDQLHVVTDSLRTMVSRDKQMFAPSIDPYYSYFKADTGDVKNGIRVKDKAPAPDSVLAKKIGGITPDVLSSATNKARNIKSYTASYVDRVANSQREANNYEIEIWKKYTQSAAVLIMFLIGAPLGAIIKKGGLGVPVIISIAFFILLYVMGMLGEKWSREGLVEVGAGMWAANAILLPIGLFFLYQAQNDSSLLEIDFWRKLMTRLLRNKI; this is encoded by the coding sequence ATGAAGAAATTAGATAAGCTTATCATACGGTCATTTCTGGGGCCGTTCTTTTTAACATTTGCTGTAGTGGAGTTTATTCTGCTTACGCAGTATATGCTCAAGTACCTCGATGAACTGGTAGGCAAAGGCCTGGGTGCGGAGGTATTCGCTGAGCTGTTATTTTACTTTAGCCTTAACATGGTTCCTGTAGCTCTTCCGTTAGCAGTGCTACTGTCTTCACTGATGACCTTTGGTACGCTGGGCGAACACCATGAACTTACTGCCATCAAAACCTCTGGTATTGCACTGCCGCGTATTCTGCGCCCTGTTTTTATCCTGGTATTTCTCTTTTCCGTGGGAGCGTTCTTTTTCAACAACCTGATGGTGCCGAAAGCTAACCTGAATGCCTATAGCTTGCTTTGGGATATTCGCCATAAAAAACCCACCATGAACTTTAAGGAAGGTGCCTTCTACAACGGGCTGCCAGGCTACAGTATAAAGATCAATGAAAAGCTGGAGGAGGGCGGAATCCGGAACGTGATGATCTATGACCACTCCAAGGGAGGCTCCAACACCACTGTTATTCTGGCCGATTCCGGTAAGATGTATACCCAGCATAACGATACATACTTGGTTTTAGAGCTCTTTAAAGGTAATACCTATGTAGACCAGGGCAGAGGCGCTGGTATGGGCATGCGATCGGCCAACGAACAGTTTGTGCGGCAGAATTTCGAAGAAAGCAAAATTGTTTTTCCATTGTCGTCATTTAATCTTGACAGAACGCAAAAGGAGCTCTTTTCCGATAACAAGATGATGAAGAACATTGACCAGCTGCATGTGGTCACAGATTCGCTGCGCACCATGGTAAGCCGCGACAAGCAAATGTTTGCTCCAAGCATCGACCCGTACTACTCTTATTTTAAAGCAGATACAGGCGATGTAAAGAATGGTATACGCGTAAAAGACAAAGCACCGGCTCCGGATTCTGTGTTGGCAAAAAAAATAGGAGGAATAACGCCTGACGTATTAAGCAGTGCAACCAACAAGGCACGCAACATCAAGAGCTATACAGCCAGTTATGTTGATCGTGTCGCTAATTCCCAGCGCGAAGCCAACAACTATGAAATTGAAATTTGGAAGAAATACACCCAGTCTGCCGCCGTTTTGATTATGTTCCTGATAGGCGCACCTTTAGGCGCCATTATTAAAAAAGGAGGTTTGGGTGTGCCGGTTATTATATCCATCGCCTTCTTTATCCTGCTCTATGTAATGGGGATGCTGGGCGAAAAATGGTCACGCGAAGGATTGGTAGAAGTAGGGGCAGGTATGTGGGCCGCTAATGCTATCCTGCTGCCAATCGGATTGTTTTTCCTGTACCAGGCTCAGAACGACTCCAGT